The window GCAATCCGCCTGCGACGCGCTGCTGGCGCGCGAGAGCATCGTGCTGACCCGCGAACGCAAGCGGCGGCTGCGTGAGATGGAGTTCCGTCCCACGCTGCGCGCCCTGCGGCCGGCCACGCCCGGCGAGTTCCCCGAGGCGGAGCGCTTGCTCGAGGGGGGCGACTCGGCCAGCGTCGTGGTGGAGCTTCAGGTCCAGGGCGCGGCGCTCAAGGCCGCCGAGCTGGTGGAGCTGCTGGGCGGCGATCCCGAGAGCACCCGCGCCCTGCGCCTGGGCTTTGCGCTGGCGGAGCTGGCGGAGCCCTTGGAGGAGGAGCCCCGTGAGCGACTCCGCGCCTGAACCCCGCCTCCAGCTCCTGATGAGCACCGTCCCCGACGCCGCCACCGGCGAGCGCATCGCCGCCGCGCTGGTGGACGAAGGCCTCGCCGCCTGCGTCCAGCTCCTGCCCGGGCTGGTGAGCCACTACCGCTGGCGAGGCGAGCACGAGCGCGGCGAGGAACTGCTGCTGCTGGCGAAGACCGTCCGCGGCGCGGACTGCCTCGCGCGGCTCGCGGCGCTGCACCCCTACGACGTCCCCGAAGGCCTGCTGATCGACGCCGCCGCCACCCTGCCGGCCTACCTGCGCTGGGCCCTCGACGCATCGGCGAATTGAAGCCCTGCGACTCCGCTTAGAATCGCGCAACTTTCGTGGAAAAAGACGCTTAACCCCTGGCTTCCACCCTCACGATACCTTTAAATGGAGGCCCCCGCTGCGGAGGCGGGGCGAGGAGAGACGTCGACTCCGACCATGGCACGCGACATCGCCAGCAACAGCGCCAGCCTGCCCTTCGTCGAGGCTCTCTACGCCGCCTATCGCGCCGACCCCGGCAGCGTTTCCCCGGACTGGCGCGCCTACTTCGCCGCCCTGGACGAGGAACTCGGCGCCGCGCCCGGCCCCAACGGCGCCCCGCACTTCCCCAAGCGCAGCATCTTCGACCCCGGTGGCCCGGCGGCGCCCGGTGGCGAGGCCGACGCGGCCATCGCCCTGCAGGACCGCGTGGACGAGATCGTGCGCGCCTATCGCGTGCGCGGCCACCTGATCGCGCGCTTCGATCCGCTCGGCCTGCCGCGCGCGCCGCACCCCGAGCTGGAGCCCAGCTACTACGGCCTCGGCCCCGAGCACATGGACCTGCGCTTCAGCGCGAATACGCTCGTGGGCCGCGAGGGCGGCCGGCTGACCCTGCGCGAGATCCTCGAGCGCCTGCGCGAGACCTACACGCGCTCCATCGGCGTGCAGTACATGCACATCGACGACGTGGCGCCCAAGACCTGGCTGCGCGCCCGCATGGAGGAGAGCCGCAACCGGATCGCGCTGAGCCAGATGGAGCAGCTGCGCATCCTGATCAAGCTCACCGACGCGGTGCTCTTCGAGGAGTTCATCCAGAAGAAGTACCTGGGCGCCAAGCGCTTCAGTCTCGAAGGCGCCGAGAGCCTGATCCCCCTGCTCGACCTCGCGATCACCAAGGCCGGCGACGAGGGCGTCGACCTGGTCGTCATCGGCATGGCGCACCGCGGGCGGCTCAACGTGCTGGCGAACATCATCGGCAAGGGACTGCGGCTGATCTTCCGCGAGTTCGAGGACCGCGACCCCGAAGAGCACCTCGGCCGCGACGACGTGAAGTACCACATGGGCCACTCCGGCCGCTGGGTGACCAGCAAGGGCCGCAAGGTGCGCGTCTCGCTCTGCTTCAACCCGAGCCACCTGGAGTACGTGGACGCCGTCGCCCTCGGCCGCATGCGCTCGCGCCAGGACCGCTTCGGCGACAGCGACCGCACGAAGGGCATGACGATTCTCATCCACGGCGACGCGGCCTTCGCGGGCCAGGGCATCGTGCAGGAGACGCTGAACCTGAGCGAGCTGCCCGGCTACCGCACGGGCGGCACGCTGCACGTCGTGGTGAACAACCAGATCGGCTTCTCGACGAGCCCCGAGGAGGGCCGCTCGAACACCTACGCCACCACCGTGGCCAAGATGCTCCAGGTGCCGATCTTCCACGTCAACGGCGAAGACCCCGAGGCCGTGGCCCAGGCCGTGCGCCTGGCGCTGGACTTCCGGCGGGAGTACCAGCGCGACGCGGTCATCGACATGTACTGCTACCGCAAGTACGGCCACAACGAGGGCGACGAGCCGAGCTTCACGCAGCCGCTCATGTACAAGGCGATCCGCGCCATGGAGAACGTACGCGAGAGCTACCTGAAGCGCCTGCTCAAGCTGGGCGGCACGACGCGCGGGATGGCCGACAACATCGCCAAGGCGCGCCGGCAGCTGCTCGAGCGCGAGTACGAGGCGGCGCGCAGCCCGGACTTCAAGCAGCCCTCGCGCGAGCGCACGGGCTGGTGGGCCGACTACCAGGGCGGCCCGGACGCCGACGCCGCCGAGGTGCGCACCGGCGTGCCGGTGGAGCGGCTGAAGTCGCTGCTCCTCGCGCAGACGCGCATGCCCGAGGGCTTCCACGTGCACCCGAAGGTCCAGCGCCTGCTCGACGCGCGCGCCGAGATGGCCGGCGGCGAGAAGCCGCTCGACTGGGCCACGGCCGAGTCGCTGGCCTTCGCGAGCGTGGCCGTGGACGGCCATCCCCTTCGCCTCAGCGGCCAGGACAGCATTCGCGGCACCTTCAGCCAGCGGCACGCGGGCATCGTGGATCAGGAGACCGGCGCGCTTCACCTGCCGCTGCAGCACCTCGACCCGAAGCAGGCGCCGGTGGAGCTGCTCAACAGCCCGCTGTCGGAGAACGGCGTGCTGGGCTTCGAGTACGGCTACGCGCTGGACCGTCCCGAGGCGCTGGTCATCTGGGAGGCGCAGTTCGGCGACTTCGCCAATGCGGCGCAGGTGATCATCGACCAGTTCATCAGCAGCGCCGAGGACAAGTGGCAGCGCCTGAACGGCCTCGTGCTGCTGCTCCCCCACGGCTTCGAGGGCCAGGGTCCCGAGCACTCCAGCGCGCGGCTCGAGCGCTATCTCACGCTGTGCGCCGAGGACAACATCCAGGTGGTCTACCCCAGCACGCCCGCGCAGTACTTCCACGTCCTGCGGCGGCAGGTGCTGCGCCCGTATCGCAAGCCGCTGATCGTGATGACGCCCAAGAGCCTCCTGCGCCTGCCGGCCTGCAGCTCCGATCTGGCCGAGCTGTCGCGCGGCGGCTTCAAACGGGTGATCGAGGACGCGCTGCCGCGCGGCAAGGACGCGCGCAAGGTGCGGCGCATCCTGCTCTGCTCGGGCAAGATCTACTTCGATCTGGTGGCCGCGCGCGAGGAGGGCGGGCACGACGACGTGGCCATCCTGCGCATCGAGCAGCTCTATCCCTTCCGCGACGAGCTGCTGCAACGCGCCCTCATGGACTACCCGGTGAACACGCCCGCCTACTGGGTGCAGGAGGAGCCGGAGAACATGGGCGCGTGGCGCTACTGGCTCGCGCGCTTCGGCACCACGCTCTGGGGCGCGCACCCCTTCGACGGCATCTATCGCGACGCCTCGGCCAGCCCGGCCACCGGCTTCGCGAGCAGTCATCGTCTGGAGCAGGAGCGGCTGATCGAGGCCGCCTTCGCCAAGAACTAGCCGGGAGGCTGTGTTGTGGAACTGACGGTGCCATCCTTCGGCGAGTCCATCACCGAGGTGCTGATCAGCGAGTGGCTCGTGGACGAGGGCGGCAAGGTCGCCCAGGACGCGAACCTGGTGGTCATCGAGACCGACAAGATCACCAGCGAGGTGCCCGCCCCCACCGACTGCGTGGTGAAGCGCATCCTCAAGGCCGCCGGCGAGACGGCCACCGTGGGCGAGGCCATCGCGGAGCTCGAGGAACTGCCCGCCGGCAGCGTGGACGCGGAACCCGCCCCCGGGGGCGGGAACGGCGGCGAGGCGCCTGCGCCCGAGCAGTCCGCCACGCGCGAGTCTTCCCCCGAGCACGAGGCTCCGCGGACGGAGTCCGCGGAGGCCGCGACGATTGTCATGCCCGCGGCGGCGCGACTCGCGGCCGAGTCGGGTGTGGATGCCAGTGGCGTCAAGGGCACCGGCCCAGGGAACCGCGTCCTCAAGGAAGACGTCCAGCGCGCGCTCGAAGCCCCCGCTCCCGCCGCGGAAGTCCCGGCACCGGCCGCGCCCGCCGGCGCGCGGGCCGAGGAGCGCGTCCGCATGACGCCCCTGCGCAAGAAGGTCGCGCAGCATCTGCTCGAGGCACAGCACAACGCGGCCCTGCTCACCACCTTCAACGAGGTGGACATGAGCGGCGTCATGGCCCTGCGCAAGCAGGTGCAGGAGCAGTTCCAGGCCGCGCACGGCGTGAAGCTCGGGATCATGTCCTTCTTCGTGAAGGCGGCCGTGGAGGCGCTCAAGGCCTTCCCCGCGGTGAACGCGCGCATCGACGGCGACGAGATCGTCTACCGCGACTACTTCGACATCGGCGTGGCCGTGGGCGGCGGCAAGGGCCTGGTGGTGCCGATCCTGCGCGACGCCGAGCGCCTGAGCTTCGCGGGCGTCGAGAAGGCCATCGGCGACTTCGCCGCTCGCGCCAAGGACAACAAGCTCACGCTCGAGGAGCTCTCGGGCGGCACCTTCAGCATCTCGAACGGCGGCATCTACGGCAACCTGCTCTCGACGCCCATCGTGAACGCGCCGCAGAGCGCGATCCTCGGCCTGCACGCCATTCAAGACCGTGCCGTGGTGGTGGACGGCCAGATCGTCGTGCGCCCGATGATGTACATCGCCATGAGCTACGACCACCGCCTGATCGACGGCCGCGAGGCCGTCACCTTCCTGCGCCGCATCAAGAGCGGCGTGGAGGACCCCACCCGCATTCTCCTGGAGATCTAGGGACGATGACGACGACGGCGCAGACGCACGAGCTCCTCATCATCGGCGCCGGCCCCGGCGGCTACGTGGCCGCCCTGCGCGCCGCGCAGCTGGGCCTCGACGTGGCCTGCATCGAGAAGGAGGACCGCCTCGGCGGCACCTGCCTGCGCGTGGGCTGCGTGCCCAGCAAGGCCCTGCTCGAGTCGAGCCTGCACTTCGCGCGCGCCAAGGAGGGCCTGGACGCCCACGGCGTCAAGCTGGGCAAGGTGACGCTCGACCTCGCCGCCATGATGGCGCGCAAGGACGAGGTCGTCACCGGCCTGACCGACGGCATCGCGGCGCTGTTCAAACGCGCGGGGGTCACTCGGTACGCTGGCACGGCGCGCTTCGCCGGGCCGGGCACCGTGGCCGTGACCTCGAGCGCCGGCGAGGAGACGATCGCCGCCAAGAGGATCATCATCGCCACGGGCAGCCGCGTGGGCACCCTGCCGAACGTGGAGCTCGACGGCGACCGCGTCGGTGGCAGCACCGAGGCGCTGGCGTGGAGCGACGTGCCGGGGCATCTCGTGGTGATCGGCGCCGGCGCCATCGGCCTCGAGCTGGGCTCGGTCTGGGCGCGGCTCGGCAGCAAGGTCACCGTGCTCGAGTACCTGGATCGCATCCTGCCCGGCATGGATGCCGAGATCGCCCGCGAGGCGCAGCGCCTGCTGAAGCGGCAGGACCTGAGCTTCACGCTCGGCGCGCGCGTCACCGGCGTGGCGGTGAAGAACCGTCGTCCCGAAGTGGAGGTCGAGGGCAAGGAGACGATCCGCTGCGACCGCGTGCTGGTGTCCACCGGCCGTCTGCCCAACACCGAGGGCCTGGGCCTGGACGCCATCGGTCTCGCCACCGACGCGCGCGGCCGCATCCCCGTGGGCAAGAACTTCGCGACGGCGGTGGAGGGCGTCTACGCCATCGGCGACGTGATCGCCGGCCCCATGCTCGCCCACAAGGCCGAGGAAGAGGGCGTCGCCTGCGTGGAGGCCATCGCGGGCCGCTACGGGCACGTGGACTACGACACCATCCCCGGCGTGGTCTACACGCACCCCGAGGTGGCGGGCGTGGGCAAGACCGAGGAGACGCTGAAGGAGGAGGGCACGCCCTACCGGAAGGGCGTCTTCCACTTCAGGGCCAACAGCCGCGCGCGGGCGATGGCCGAGATCGACGGCCGCGTGAAGATCCTCGCGCACGAGAAGACCGACCGCGTGCTGGGCGTGCACATCGTGGGGCCGATGGCGGGCGAGCTGGTGGCCGAGGCGGCCACGTCCATGGCGTTCGGCGCGAGCGCGGAGGACATCGCCCGGGCCTGCCACGCGCATCCGACCCTGGCCGAGGCGGTCAAGGAGGCCGCGCTGGCCGTGGACGGTCGCGCCATCCACGCGTGAGCACACTGGCCGCACCGCGGCCCACCCCCCCGAGAGCAGACTTCACCGAGGGCAGCGTCGTGCGCGCCGTGGTGCGCATGGGCCTGCCGTCGATGATCGGCTTCGGCGTCTCGTCCATCTACGACATCGTGGACATGCTCTGGGTCAGCCGCCTCGAGGGCGCGCCCGTCGCCGCGCTGACCTTCTTCTTCCCCTTCCTGTGGGTGATCACGAGCGTCAACCAGATCGCCGGCGCGGGTTCGGTGGCGGTGATCAGCCGCCGCTATGGCGAGCGGGACATCGCCGGCACCGAGGCGGCGATCAAGGACGCGATCCTGCTCAAGCTCGCCCTCGCCTTCGTGGTGGGCGGCATCGGCTACGCCATGCTGACGCGCGGGCTGCGTCTGGTGGGCACGACCCCGGAGGCTTTCGACCAGGCGGTGGCCTACGGGCGCGTCTACCTGATCGGGCTGGGCGCGGGCTTCTCGAGCTGGACGATCTTCACCGCCCTGCGCGGCGTGGCCGACCCGGTGAAGGCCATGCTGCTCATGATCGCCGGCAACGTGCTCAACCTGTTGCTCGACCCGCTGTTCATCTTCGGCGTGGGGCCCTTCCCCGAGATGGGCATCGCCGGCGCCGCGCTCGCCAGCGTGATCGCCTACGGCAGCACCTTCGCCGCCGGGCTGTGGATCTTCTTCGCCGGCCGCAGCAACGTGCGCCTCCACCTGCACGGCGAGCTGCCGATCTCCGCGGCGCGCATGGGCCGCATGCTCAAGATCGGCGCGCCCGCGGGCGTGGGGTCGCTGTCCTTCGCGCTCGGCCGCACGGTGGTGCTGCCCTGGATCGCCGCCTTCGGCACGCAGGTCGTGGCCGCCTTCGGCATGGCGCAGCGGGTGATGGGCTTCGGCATCATGCTGATCGTCGGCATGGGCCTCGGCCTCTCCGCGCTGATTGGCCAGACTCTGGGCGCCGGCAAGCTGCAGCGCACCTGGGAGACGGCCGTGCGCTCGGTGCAGTTCAGCGGTGGCGCGATGGCGGTCTACGGCGCCCTGCTCATGCTGGGCGCGCCGGCCATCGCCGCGGCCTTCTTCGGCGGCGGCCCCGAGGCGTCGATCGCCGTGACGACCCTGCGCATCATCGCCGTTGCACTGCCTTTCCAGGGCGTCGGCATCATGTTCGAGATGACCTGCTCCGGCGCCGGCGAGACCCGCGTACCGCTGGCCTTCAACCTGTTCTACACCTGGATCCTGCAGGTGCCGGCCGTCTACCTGGCCACGCGGGTCTGGGGCTGGCCCTACCCGCTGGTGTGGTGGACCTTCGTGGTGTCCGCGTCGTTGCCGCCCTTCCTGTTCGCCGTGTACTTCCGCACGCGGCGCTGGATGGGGCGGACGGTGTAGCTCAAAGGAGACGCATGGACGAGACGACTGGGCGCGAGGGTGTCTTCCACAGCAGCCGCGAGATTCCCCACGCCCCCGAGCGGGTCTGGGCGGCCTTCGCGCGTCGCGAGTTGCTCGAGCGCTGGTGGGGCCCCGCGGGCTTCACCAACACCTTCGAGACCTTCGAGTTCACGCCCGGCGGGCGCTGGATCTTCACGATGCACGGACCGGAGGCGGGCCACTACCACAACGAGAGCACCTTCGTCGAGCTGGAGCGGCCCGCGCGCATCGTCATCCGGCACGATTGCGCGCCGTTCTACGTGCTGACGGTGACGCTGGCGCCCGAGCATGGCGGCACGCGGATCGACTGGCATCAGGTCTTCGACGACCCCGCTGTGGGCGAGCGGATCCGTCACATCGTGGGGCCGGCGAACGAGCAGAACCTCGATCGGCTCGAGGCCGTGCTGTCAGATCAGCCCGTCGACTAGTCCTCGCCCTCCGGCCGGCCGCGCATCCGCTTCTTGTCGCCCTGCAGGCGCTTCTGCTCGAGACGCTTCCGCCGCACCGCTGCCGGCACTGCCGTCGGCCGGCGCTTCTTGGGACGGTGATTCAGCTGCGCCAGGCGCGCGGCGAGCCGCTCCATCGCCAGCGTGCGGTTGCGGAGCTGGGAGCGGTGCTCGGTGGCGACCACGGTGACGCCGCTGGGCGGATGGTGGACGCGCACCGCGCTGTCCGTGGTGTTGCGATGCTGCCCGCCCGGGCCCGACGCACGGTATACGGTGATCTCCACCTCGTTCGCCAGCACCTCGAGATCGGTGCTGTAGGGCGGCGGACGGTGGCGGGGATCGTCGTCAGGCATCGCCCGCCCCGCGGGCCAGCTCCCCCAGCAGCGCGATCGACTCCACCTGCTCCATCGGCAGCTCGAGCCGGCGCGCGCGCGGGAAGACGCCGAAGGCCACGGCCTTGCGGAGGTACTCGTCGCGGCTGCCGGGGTCTTCGCCGTCGCGGTGCCAGCCGACGTCGAGGAGCAGGATGTGGCCGCCGCGGATGTCGTCGCAGCGGCCGACGTGCACGACGCCCTGCCCGGTCACGACCACGGTCATGCCGTGCAGGGCGTCGCGGTCGTGGTGAAAGGTGCGTTCCATGGGGCCTCCCGAAAGTGTCCGCTCAGGATAGGCAGCCAGCCACGGAGCGCAAGCCCTAGGGCTTCCAGACCTTCCACACCTTGCCCACCAGCTCCGGCCCCACCTCGAGCGTGGGCTTGCCGGGCATCCAGCCCGCGGGCGTGGCCTGCGCGCCGCCGGTCTCCCGCACGAGCTGGAAGGCCTGCACCTGCCGTTCGAGTTCGGCGAAGTTGCGGCCCACGGGCGGGGTCATCACCTCCATGGCCTGGATCACGCCGTCGGGGTCGATGAGGAAGCGCCCGCGGATGTCCACGCCGCCATCCTCGTCGTAGACGCCGTAGATCTGGCCGATGCGGCCGCCCGCGTCCGTGAGCATGGGAAAGGGCACGCCGCCGTCCACCATCTTGGACAGCTCCTCGGCCTGCCAGATCTTGTGGGTGAAGCGGCTGTCCGTGCTCATGGAGAGCACCTTCACGCCCAGCGCCTCGAGCTTGCGATGGTTGGCCGCGACCGCGGCCAGCTCGGTGGGTCAGACGAAGGTGAAGTCGCCCGGGTAGAAGCAGAGGACGACCCACTGCCCCCGGTAGTCGCTGAGCGTGATGTTCTGGAATGCGCCGTTGGCGTACGCCGTGGCCTCGAAGTCCGGGGCGACCTGCCCCACGCGCGCCGTCACCATTGGAGTGCCCCCGTTCGTCGGCGCGTCGTCGTGGGGGGGCGGCGCCGTCGCCAGTTTCGGTCCCCCCGCCTTCGACACGCAGCCCTCGTGCTTGTCTGCCATGTCCACCTCCCGTCGGCCCCGCCGGTGGGCAGCGCCGCCACCCATAGGCTACCCCCGAGTCCGAAATCGGCAAGGACAAAAAAGTGGGGCCCCGCCGAGTGGCGGGGCCCCGAATGGGTCGGCATCGGTGACGTTGGGTTCCCCGCCAGGCGGGAAATGATCCCAAGTCAGCGGTGACGAGGGTTGCCCGTAGCTACGGGGACGTCACCTCCGCCAAACCGCATATACCTGAACTCACTGGATCACCTCCTTTGCAGGGCGCTCCGGAAGGCGGTGAGACCCACCTCACCCGGTTCTCTTGACGGCCCGAGTCGCGAGAACCGCCGCAGTCGTCTGCGGATGATTACCTGGGACTAAGCATGGGGTATTCCAGGCGCTTTGGCAACCTAAACCTTGTGCCGCCGAAAATGTGGCTGGGCGATTTCGGGGTCGGATCGCCGCCTCGGGACCCAGCATGGAGGGTGACGACGGCGTTTCCACCCCAGCGGTGGGGGCTGGACCCGCCAGCCACATTCTCAGCGGCACAAGGATTGTGCTATGATTTACCCCAGCCGGACATCTTAGGGAACGCAGCGCCCTCTTCCCCCATGTCGCTCGCCCTCGCTCAGAAAGGAACCCCATGTCCTTCCACGGCTCTCCTCGCGGCCTTCACCGGCCCCTCGCGGCGCTCCTGGCACTGCTCCTCCTCCCCGCCCTGGCCCTCGCCCAGGACTGCCTGAACTACGCGGACTTCCAGTACTGGCTCACCGGCGTGGACACGCCCGGCTCGGCCATGGACGTGGTCCTGGACGGCACGATCGCCTACGTGGCCGACGGCGCCGGCGGCCTCCAGGTGATCGACCGCAGCGATCCGCTCCAGCTCGCCGTGGTCGCCACGCTCCCGCTGCCCGGCACGGCCAGCGATCTGGCCCTGGCAGGCGACCTCCTCGCCGTCACCACGGCCGCCGGCGGCCTGCAGCTGGTGGACGTCTCCACCCCCACCAGCCCGCAGCTCCTCGGCGCCCTCGCCACGCCGGCGGACGCCCTCGGCGTCGCGATCGTGGGCTCGCGGGCCTACGTGGCCGTCAGCGAGGCCGGGCTCGAGATCGTGGACATCGCCGACCCCAGCGCGCCGACCCTCCTCGGAGCGGTGGACACACCAGACCGGGCGCAGCAGCTGGCGGTGTCGGGCGGGTACGTCTTCCTGGCCGACGCCCTGACCGGCCTGCTCGTGATCGACGTGACCGACCCGGCGCTGCCGGCCATCGTGGCGACGCTGCCGCTGGGCAGCCGCACGCACGACCTCGCGCTGGCCGGCAATATCGTGTACGTCGGGCTCTTCGATCTCGGGCTGGTGACGATCGACGTCAGCGATCCGCTTGTCCCCACCGAGCTCGGCCTGGCGCAGACCCTGGGCTTCGGCGAGATGGATGGCGTGGCCGTCGACGGCGACCTGGCCTACATGACCACCGGCACGGGGCTGCTCTTCACCATCGACGTCGCCGACCCCGCGACGCCCACCGTGCTCGCCGACCTGCGCGCCCCGGGCTTGGCGCGCAACCTGACCCTGGACGCCGGCGCCGCCCTCGCCTACCTGCCCGTGCAGAGCGGCGGGCTGCAGGTGGTGTCGATCCCGTCGCCGAACGTGGCGCCCGTGCTGGGCTCCCTCTACCTCACGGGCTGGTCGTCGGACGTCGTGGTCGCCGGCACGCACGCCTACGTGGCGAACCACCACGACGGGCTGCGCATCGTGGACCTGTCGAACCCGGCCGCGCCCGTGCTGGCCGGCGAGTTGCCGCTGCCCGGCGAGACCACCGATCTCTTCGTGGACGGCGATCTCGTCTACCTGGCCAACTCCACGAACGGCCTTCAGGTGGTCTCGGTGGCCAATCCCGCCGCGCCGCAGGCGCTGGGCGCCGCGCCGACGCCGAGCGGTCTGGCCAAGGACGTCGCCGTGGCCGGCGGCTTCGCCTACGTGGCGGCCGACGCCGCGGGCCTGCAGGTCTTCGACGTGACGAACCCCGCCGCGCCGGTCTTCGTCGGCGGCGCCGACACGCCGGGCAACGCGGTGAGCGTGCTGCTGCGCGGTGACCACGTCTTCGTCGGCGATCGCAGCGGCGGGCTGCGCGTGTTCGACGTCTCCACGCCCTCCGCGCCCGTCGAGGTGGCGAGCCTCGCCACGCCGGCCGAAGCCTGGGACATGGATCTCGAAAGCGACCGGCTCTACGTGGCCGTGGACGCGGCCGGCGTGCTGGTGGTCGACGTCGCCTCGCCCAACGCGCCGGTGCAACTCGGCCTGATCGACGCGCACGCGCAGTGCTTCGACGTCGCCGTGACCGGCTTCATCGCCTACGTCGCCACCGCGGGCGCGGAGGTGCGGGTGGTGGACGTCACCGACCCGGCCGCCGCGGTGAACGTCGGCGGCGTGGACGTGAGCGGTTCGCCCTCGGGCATCACCGTGATGGATGGCGCCGTCGTCCTGGCCTCGGGCTCCGCGGGGTTGACGATGCTCTACGAGCAGTGCCGCGACCTGACGGCCGTGCCCGGCGACACCGCCCCCGCCCCCACGGCGCTGGCCAGTTACCCCAACCCCTTCAACCCCGCTACCACGCTCCGCTTTCAGCTGGCGCGCGCGCAGCGCGTGACGCTCAGCGTGCACGACGTTGCCGGCCGCCAGGTCCGCCGTCTGCTCGACGGCGAGCGCATGGCCGCGGGCGACCACGAGCGCCGCTGGGGCGGCGAGGACGATCGCGGCCGCGCCGTGAGCTCGGGCGTCTATCTGGTTCGCCTCGAGACGGAAGACGGCGTGGCCACGCGGCGCGCGGTGCTGGTGAAGTAGGCTTGCGGCTGGCGGCCCCTGGATCAGGGGCCGCCGGCCAGGAACTCGTCGCGCAGGTACTCGTGCATGCGGCGATCGGGGTCGGCTTCGTCGGTGGGCAGCAGGAACTGGAACGGCGATTCGCTGTCATAGGCCAAGATCGAGTGACAGAGCGTGCAGTCGTGACTGATCGCGCGCCCGGTCTCGTCCACCATGTCGGCATTGTGGCAGCGGAAGCATCCGCCCGAGCGTTTGTGGCCGATGTGCGAGGGGTAACTGTTCCAGTCGATGTTCATCCCCGGATGCACGTTGGCCGTCCGGATGTCCTGCAGCGTGGCCACCATGGCGTCGATCTGGGGACCGAACTCCGTGAGCGCTTCCGGATCTTCGCGTCGGTAGTCGCCCAGCACCGCGCGCGCCACGCCTGCGGCGGCATCGTCCACCGGATAGGAACCCGTGAGGGCGTCGAGCGCCACGCGCTTGGCGTAGGGAATCGCTCGGTCGATGCCTCCGGCCACCAGGGCGTGGTCCACGGCATCCTCCGGATCCCAGTAGATGTGAGTCGCCCGGTTGTGGCAGTCGACGCAGTCCATCTCCCGCGCGTCGGTTTCGGCGGTCGCCGCGCCATCGAGCGCGCGGTTCGTGTAGCGGTGATAGCTGTCGCCGCGCTTCACTTCGACCCAGGCCATTTCCAGCCGCTCTGGGTCCACGCTCTGGTAGCGGACAGCGTTGGCCGGCGCCACGTGCCAGTGGATGGTCCCCCGCTCCTCGCTCGCGCCCGAACCCACCTTCAGCGCGAGGGTGGTATAGCGCGGTGTCGAGGCAGCGTCGAATTCGTGGCGGACGAGCGTCTTCACACGCTCCCCGTAGAACTTCTCCGGCCAGTGGCACCTCTCGCAGGTCTCTCGCGCCGGCCTCAGGTTGTGCACGGGCGTGGGGATCGGCCGCTCGTAAAGG of the Candidatus Latescibacterota bacterium genome contains:
- a CDS encoding T9SS type A sorting domain-containing protein codes for the protein MSFHGSPRGLHRPLAALLALLLLPALALAQDCLNYADFQYWLTGVDTPGSAMDVVLDGTIAYVADGAGGLQVIDRSDPLQLAVVATLPLPGTASDLALAGDLLAVTTAAGGLQLVDVSTPTSPQLLGALATPADALGVAIVGSRAYVAVSEAGLEIVDIADPSAPTLLGAVDTPDRAQQLAVSGGYVFLADALTGLLVIDVTDPALPAIVATLPLGSRTHDLALAGNIVYVGLFDLGLVTIDVSDPLVPTELGLAQTLGFGEMDGVAVDGDLAYMTTGTGLLFTIDVADPATPTVLADLRAPGLARNLTLDAGAALAYLPVQSGGLQVVSIPSPNVAPVLGSLYLTGWSSDVVVAGTHAYVANHHDGLRIVDLSNPAAPVLAGELPLPGETTDLFVDGDLVYLANSTNGLQVVSVANPAAPQALGAAPTPSGLAKDVAVAGGFAYVAADAAGLQVFDVTNPAAPVFVGGADTPGNAVSVLLRGDHVFVGDRSGGLRVFDVSTPSAPVEVASLATPAEAWDMDLESDRLYVAVDAAGVLVVDVASPNAPVQLGLIDAHAQCFDVAVTGFIAYVATAGAEVRVVDVTDPAAAVNVGGVDVSGSPSGITVMDGAVVLASGSAGLTMLYEQCRDLTAVPGDTAPAPTALASYPNPFNPATTLRFQLARAQRVTLSVHDVAGRQVRRLLDGERMAAGDHERRWGGEDDRGRAVSSGVYLVRLETEDGVATRRAVLVK
- a CDS encoding SRPBCC domain-containing protein, with product MDETTGREGVFHSSREIPHAPERVWAAFARRELLERWWGPAGFTNTFETFEFTPGGRWIFTMHGPEAGHYHNESTFVELERPARIVIRHDCAPFYVLTVTLAPEHGGTRIDWHQVFDDPAVGERIRHIVGPANEQNLDRLEAVLSDQPVD
- a CDS encoding peptide chain release factor-like protein, with translation MPDDDPRHRPPPYSTDLEVLANEVEITVYRASGPGGQHRNTTDSAVRVHHPPSGVTVVATEHRSQLRNRTLAMERLAARLAQLNHRPKKRRPTAVPAAVRRKRLEQKRLQGDKKRMRGRPEGED
- a CDS encoding peroxiredoxin; amino-acid sequence: MADKHEGCVSKAGGPKLATAPPPHDDAPTNGGTPMVTARVGQVAPDFEATAYANGAFQNITLSDYRGQWVVLCFYPGDFTFVUPTELAAVAANHRKLEALGVKVLSMSTDSRFTHKIWQAEELSKMVDGGVPFPMLTDAGGRIGQIYGVYDEDGGVDIRGRFLIDPDGVIQAMEVMTPPVGRNFAELERQVQAFQLVRETGGAQATPAGWMPGKPTLEVGPELVGKVWKVWKP
- a CDS encoding NapC/NirT family cytochrome c, which produces MFRRFRHLILGLSTNWIGIAGVVLTTTAFVLFVFMELLRVSGIVTNAYVGLVSYMALPLLFIVGLLLIPVGWARLRRQTGKTTRELLDSRFPLEMTRLTSLGSSLVGTLAVLTIANILFLGLGGARMLHFMDSARFCGTACHSVMNPEWVAYQRSPHAHVACVECHVGEGAKALVDAKLNGLWQIVSATFDLYERPIPTPVHNLRPARETCERCHWPEKFYGERVKTLVRHEFDAASTPRYTTLALKVGSGASEERGTIHWHVAPANAVRYQSVDPERLEMAWVEVKRGDSYHRYTNRALDGAATAETDAREMDCVDCHNRATHIYWDPEDAVDHALVAGGIDRAIPYAKRVALDALTGSYPVDDAAAGVARAVLGDYRREDPEALTEFGPQIDAMVATLQDIRTANVHPGMNIDWNSYPSHIGHKRSGGCFRCHNADMVDETGRAISHDCTLCHSILAYDSESPFQFLLPTDEADPDRRMHEYLRDEFLAGGP